From a region of the Tachypleus tridentatus isolate NWPU-2018 chromosome 1, ASM421037v1, whole genome shotgun sequence genome:
- the LOC143224182 gene encoding uncharacterized protein LOC143224182 isoform X3 — protein sequence MAESRPTETVHETLTVEQFGDGKRNGDERQVIRLKLKKPKPDKKVSWRSDTVDNEHLNKKKSKCCCIYKKPQKFGESSSESDDDDDECQHCRGHVELKKKQVPASSGTEGVVLGSDQKS from the exons ATGGCTGAATCACGTCCCACTGAAACGGTACATGAAACATTGACTGTTGAACAGTTTGGTGATGGCAAGCGCAATGGAGAT GAGAGACAGGTGATCAGACTTAAACTTAAGAAACCCAAGCCAGACAAAAAAGTATCATGGAGAAGTGATACAGTGGACAatgaacatttaaacaaaaaaaagtctAAAT gCTGCTGTATCTATAAAAAGCCACAAAAATTTGGGGAAAGTTCTTCAGaatctgatgatgatgatgatgaatgCCAACATTGCAGGGGACACGTAGAATTAAAGAAGAAACAAGTTCCAGCTTCATCAGGAACAGAAGGTGTTGTATTAG
- the LOC143224182 gene encoding uncharacterized protein LOC143224182 isoform X1: protein MAESRPTETVHETLTVEQFGDGKRNGDDKNTIKHQTFFSPQERQVIRLKLKKPKPDKKVSWRSDTVDNEHLNKKKSKCCCIYKKPQKFGESSSESDDDDDECQHCRGHVELKKKQVPASSGTEGVVLGSDQKS from the exons ATGGCTGAATCACGTCCCACTGAAACGGTACATGAAACATTGACTGTTGAACAGTTTGGTGATGGCAAGCGCAATGGAGAT GATAAAAACACTATCAAGCATCAGACTTTTTTCTCCCCACAGGAGAGACAGGTGATCAGACTTAAACTTAAGAAACCCAAGCCAGACAAAAAAGTATCATGGAGAAGTGATACAGTGGACAatgaacatttaaacaaaaaaaagtctAAAT gCTGCTGTATCTATAAAAAGCCACAAAAATTTGGGGAAAGTTCTTCAGaatctgatgatgatgatgatgaatgCCAACATTGCAGGGGACACGTAGAATTAAAGAAGAAACAAGTTCCAGCTTCATCAGGAACAGAAGGTGTTGTATTAG
- the LOC143224182 gene encoding uncharacterized protein LOC143224182 isoform X4 has product MAESRPTETVHETLTVEQFGDGKRNGDERQVIRLKLKKPKPDKKVSWRSDTVDNEHLNKKKSKCCCIYKKPQKFGESSSESDDDDDECQHCRGHVELKKKQVPASSGTEGSDQKS; this is encoded by the exons ATGGCTGAATCACGTCCCACTGAAACGGTACATGAAACATTGACTGTTGAACAGTTTGGTGATGGCAAGCGCAATGGAGAT GAGAGACAGGTGATCAGACTTAAACTTAAGAAACCCAAGCCAGACAAAAAAGTATCATGGAGAAGTGATACAGTGGACAatgaacatttaaacaaaaaaaagtctAAAT gCTGCTGTATCTATAAAAAGCCACAAAAATTTGGGGAAAGTTCTTCAGaatctgatgatgatgatgatgaatgCCAACATTGCAGGGGACACGTAGAATTAAAGAAGAAACAAGTTCCAGCTTCATCAGGAACAGAAG
- the LOC143224182 gene encoding uncharacterized protein LOC143224182 isoform X2, translating into MAESRPTETVHETLTVEQFGDGKRNGDDKNTIKHQTFFSPQERQVIRLKLKKPKPDKKVSWRSDTVDNEHLNKKKSKCCCIYKKPQKFGESSSESDDDDDECQHCRGHVELKKKQVPASSGTEGSDQKS; encoded by the exons ATGGCTGAATCACGTCCCACTGAAACGGTACATGAAACATTGACTGTTGAACAGTTTGGTGATGGCAAGCGCAATGGAGAT GATAAAAACACTATCAAGCATCAGACTTTTTTCTCCCCACAGGAGAGACAGGTGATCAGACTTAAACTTAAGAAACCCAAGCCAGACAAAAAAGTATCATGGAGAAGTGATACAGTGGACAatgaacatttaaacaaaaaaaagtctAAAT gCTGCTGTATCTATAAAAAGCCACAAAAATTTGGGGAAAGTTCTTCAGaatctgatgatgatgatgatgaatgCCAACATTGCAGGGGACACGTAGAATTAAAGAAGAAACAAGTTCCAGCTTCATCAGGAACAGAAG